The Juglans microcarpa x Juglans regia isolate MS1-56 chromosome 2S, Jm3101_v1.0, whole genome shotgun sequence genome has a window encoding:
- the LOC121253465 gene encoding uncharacterized protein LOC121253465 encodes MALSVDDRLRCIGIPIVSRCDCCHEDKYEDQNHVLFEGEFAKELWHYYGATFGLPLGLTWREMAIIWFRRAPSVSQVGLIVGLLPSIITWHLWRRICTARMEGSIQSISSVWLSIRSWMRLVSRDMKKVSKCSRHDLQILQILNILVLVPNRKFLKLVAWQKPAQGWFKLKTNGSSLGNPGSSGVGGIIRNERGHMVYAFNSHIGFGSNNIAELLAILQGLKAYKDLGINFVEIELNSQVVISWWNRRRCGVWYLEDFWEDTLALMDSMVASRINPFGYTGFSIFALLKGFLAKYFSMSCLDVVFFWLEASSNCDTWFKNFLVYLVTPGASL; translated from the exons ATGGCTTTGAGCGTAGATGATCGTCTTCGATGTATTGGAATCCCAATAGTttctcgttgtgattgttgtCACGAAGATAAGTATGAAGACCAAAACCACGTACTTTTCGAAGGTGAGTTTGCAAAGGAATTATGGCATTATTATGGAGCTACCTTTGGTCTTCCTCTTGGTCTTACTTGGAGGGAGATGGCAATAATTTGGTTTCGACGTGCGCCCTCAGTATCTCAAGTGGGGCTTATAGTGGGGCTTCTACCTTCCATTATTACTTGGCACCTTTGGCGTAGAATATGTACAGCACGCATGGAGGGTAGTATTCAGTCTATTAGTTCAGTCTGGCTTTCTATTAGAAGTTGGATGCGTTTAGTAAGTCGAGATATGAAAAAGGTTAGTAAATGTTCTAGACATGACTTACAGATTTTAcagattttgaatattttggtgTTGGTTCCCAATAGGAAGTTTTTAAAGCTAGTTGCTTGGCAAAAGCCAGCTCAAGGGTGGTTTAAGTTGAAAACAAACGGTAGTAGTCTTGGTAACCCAGGTTCTTCAGGAGTGGGtggtattattagaaatgaaCGAGGCCATATGGTTTACGCCTTCAATTCTCATATTGGTTTTGGTTCAAATAATATAGCTGAATTGTTAGCTATTTTGCAGGGTCTCAAAGCCTATAAGGATCTGgggattaattttgtggaaattgaattaaattctcaagtagTGATCTCGTGGTGGAATAGGCGAAGGTGTGGGGTGTGGTACctggaagatttttgggaagataCTCTAGCACTTATGGATTCTATG GTTGCTTCGAGGATTAATCCGTTTGGATATACTGGGTTTTCCATCTTTGCGTTGCT GAAAGGTTTTCTTGCTAAGTATTTTAGTATGTCTTGTCTTGATGTAGTTTTCTTTTGGTTAGAGGCTTCCAGTAATTGTGACACCTGGTTTAAGAACTTTCTTGTTTATCTTGTAACCCCAGGTGCCAgtttgtaa